From a region of the Enterobacter cancerogenus genome:
- a CDS encoding PAAR domain-containing protein: MQNAARVGDATAHGGALCSGSGDVYVNGIPAAMVGVSIAPCALLHGAAPVAVGSGSVFINGVPAARLGDVTGCGAAVITGSGDVYIG, from the coding sequence ATGCAAAACGCAGCACGTGTCGGAGATGCTACCGCTCACGGTGGCGCCTTATGTTCCGGGTCGGGCGATGTCTACGTTAACGGCATTCCCGCCGCGATGGTGGGCGTCAGTATCGCGCCATGCGCGCTGTTACATGGTGCCGCACCCGTGGCAGTCGGATCAGGATCGGTCTTTATCAACGGCGTTCCGGCCGCCAGACTGGGCGATGTCACCGGGTGCGGGGCGGCTGTCATAACGGGCTCTGGCGATGTCTATATCGGTTAA
- a CDS encoding TagK domain-containing protein — MSISVNEMKFRFQWPTSRQPVSLQEGITADRAIALEVSSGVFGPHSQVPEGQDAVAFYWHLTRPVMRNFCVNAICLLDGVELCYGESQPLRVGSYLQAGHFRLEMVTDDDDALAHQELLPFIGADNTWQATDKIPEVEEILPNGGSYINDLHYFNNVIAQRNSDDVLKMLEIEYKRFLIWQEQGRQYYDNVSNEAAYLIKTDNQFDRVKECLKEKTLTECIVDRTFLMEKVWPDFESSGIADDIFAEEEKIDLLKSLSPDPIVAKGMNQVPELVFRDFHKIGLDSHY, encoded by the coding sequence ATGTCTATATCGGTTAACGAGATGAAGTTCCGTTTTCAATGGCCCACATCGCGCCAGCCCGTGTCGCTGCAGGAAGGTATTACGGCGGATCGGGCCATCGCGTTAGAGGTAAGCAGTGGGGTCTTTGGACCCCACAGCCAGGTGCCGGAGGGGCAAGATGCGGTGGCTTTTTACTGGCATTTAACCCGTCCGGTCATGCGGAACTTTTGCGTTAACGCCATCTGTTTGCTGGATGGCGTAGAGCTTTGCTATGGCGAGAGCCAACCCCTGCGCGTCGGCAGCTATCTTCAGGCAGGACACTTCAGGCTTGAGATGGTCACGGACGACGACGACGCGCTAGCGCATCAGGAATTGTTGCCGTTTATCGGTGCGGATAATACATGGCAGGCAACGGACAAGATCCCCGAAGTAGAAGAGATTTTGCCGAACGGCGGCAGTTATATAAATGACTTACATTATTTCAATAACGTTATCGCGCAACGAAACAGTGATGATGTATTGAAAATGCTTGAAATCGAGTACAAACGGTTCCTTATCTGGCAAGAGCAGGGACGCCAGTATTACGATAACGTCAGCAACGAAGCCGCCTATCTCATTAAAACTGATAATCAGTTTGACCGCGTAAAAGAATGTCTTAAAGAAAAGACCTTAACGGAATGTATTGTCGACAGAACTTTTCTGATGGAAAAGGTCTGGCCCGATTTTGAAAGCAGCGGCATCGCGGACGATATTTTTGCCGAAGAAGAAAAAATCGATTTACTCAAATCTCTGTCACCCGACCCGATCGTGGCGAAAGGAATGAATCAGGTACCCGAACTGGTGTTTCGTGATTTCCACAAAATTGGCCTCGATTCTCACTATTAA
- a CDS encoding type VI secretion system accessory protein TagJ has product MQDITTLTETLKTSSLNNLLEQVLSQVKASPDDLKAREVLFKLYCVDGAWDSALLQLQTLSLLDEEMKKQCELYKNLVFSEMQRTQVLSGERLAATLQGDMPQWMAKLHEANGQYCQGNMALSDITRSEAFELAPESRGKSDTLGEFTWIADSDGRLGPVCEFICAGGYRWLPFSEVQQLRISKPKDLIDLLWTQASVNVAGEEYFGFIPARYPIMADDGQDYKLGSKTEWSMLSDLLILGHGRKVLITDSCEHSIMEVGEIVFE; this is encoded by the coding sequence ATGCAGGATATTACGACATTAACTGAAACACTGAAAACCTCTTCTCTGAACAATTTACTGGAGCAGGTACTCTCGCAGGTGAAGGCATCGCCAGACGATCTCAAAGCCCGGGAAGTGCTGTTTAAATTGTATTGCGTCGATGGCGCGTGGGATAGCGCATTACTGCAGCTGCAGACATTATCGCTACTTGATGAGGAAATGAAAAAACAGTGTGAGTTATATAAAAATCTCGTCTTTAGTGAAATGCAGCGCACGCAGGTTTTATCCGGCGAGCGTCTGGCCGCAACATTACAGGGTGATATGCCGCAGTGGATGGCGAAACTACACGAGGCCAACGGACAATATTGCCAGGGCAATATGGCGCTATCAGATATCACGCGATCTGAAGCCTTTGAACTTGCTCCGGAAAGCCGTGGTAAAAGTGATACCCTGGGCGAATTTACCTGGATTGCAGACAGTGACGGGCGTCTCGGGCCTGTGTGCGAGTTTATTTGCGCCGGTGGATATCGTTGGCTGCCGTTCTCTGAAGTCCAGCAACTGCGTATTTCAAAACCGAAAGATCTGATCGACCTTCTCTGGACACAAGCTTCCGTTAACGTCGCGGGGGAGGAGTATTTTGGCTTCATTCCGGCGCGCTACCCGATTATGGCGGATGATGGCCAGGACTATAAGCTGGGGTCAAAGACAGAGTGGTCGATGCTGTCCGATCTGCTCATTCTCGGCCATGGCCGTAAGGTACTGATTACCGACAGCTGTGAGCATTCGATCATGGAGGTGGGTGAGATTGTATTCGAATAA
- the tssE gene encoding type VI secretion system baseplate subunit TssE: protein MYSNKSFTREGRYLPTLLERLQDDEPKSPHDRARPVDVKTIRQLVQKDIADLINHTNIEDTLNEQRYKAVTESVLNYGIPALIGRHENRNNWQVIEQAIRKAIIRFEPRIIPETLLVRSLQEKEQMTRHAVIAFEIRGLIDWQPHPVDLCMNGRYDMESEKVDLKLL, encoded by the coding sequence TTGTATTCGAATAAGTCCTTTACCAGAGAAGGCCGCTATCTTCCTACACTTCTTGAGCGGTTACAGGATGACGAACCTAAAAGCCCACACGATCGCGCCAGACCTGTCGATGTTAAAACGATACGTCAGCTGGTTCAAAAAGATATTGCTGATTTAATTAATCATACAAATATCGAGGATACGCTCAACGAGCAACGCTATAAAGCAGTAACGGAATCGGTGCTTAATTATGGTATTCCGGCGCTGATCGGCAGGCATGAAAATCGTAATAACTGGCAGGTTATCGAGCAGGCTATTCGTAAGGCTATCATACGTTTCGAACCGCGTATTATCCCTGAAACACTGCTGGTGCGTTCATTGCAGGAAAAGGAACAGATGACGAGACATGCCGTTATTGCTTTTGAGATTAGAGGTCTAATTGACTGGCAGCCCCACCCGGTAGATTTGTGTATGAATGGCCGTTATGACATGGAGTCAGAAAAGGTGGATTTGAAACTTCTTTAA
- a CDS encoding helix-turn-helix domain-containing protein, producing MDSNYYRGLGVKSLILSQMPNERLNDARFALSTDEMSKDDANIIFYDDFVTINVLNRKKIRSNSDRWLKDTREPEKLTLHVPFLARNQTLNDVSMKIGKILAIATADYHVHFNKKDAYWSFGLKKYAQLSDAETDVMLLIGRGYNSGDISRMLNRSRKTISTHYRNASRKMGASNQAEFYRYASFVARCGCNERNTLCL from the coding sequence ATGGATTCTAACTATTATCGTGGGTTAGGGGTAAAATCCTTAATTTTGAGTCAAATGCCAAACGAACGTCTGAATGATGCGCGTTTTGCATTATCAACAGATGAAATGAGTAAGGATGACGCTAATATCATCTTCTATGATGATTTTGTAACGATTAATGTTTTGAACAGGAAGAAAATTCGTAGTAATAGCGACCGCTGGCTTAAAGATACCAGGGAGCCAGAAAAGCTCACGTTGCATGTTCCGTTTTTGGCCCGCAATCAAACGCTCAATGACGTATCGATGAAGATCGGTAAAATTCTGGCGATCGCGACTGCGGACTATCATGTTCATTTCAATAAGAAAGATGCTTACTGGAGTTTTGGACTGAAGAAATACGCACAGCTCTCTGATGCGGAAACCGATGTCATGCTCTTAATTGGCAGGGGTTACAACAGCGGCGATATCTCACGAATGTTGAATCGCTCACGAAAGACAATCAGCACCCATTATCGTAACGCCAGTCGTAAAATGGGCGCCTCAAATCAGGCCGAGTTTTATCGTTACGCTTCGTTCGTCGCCAGATGCGGGTGTAATGAAAGAAACACGCTGTGTTTATAA